A region from the Halobacillus mangrovi genome encodes:
- the zwf gene encoding glucose-6-phosphate dehydrogenase, which yields MQDMSLVLFGASGDLAKRKLYPALYNLFLEGKMPPSISVVGLGRKPFSNEDFHALIKEALESFSRRDIVSSSLDEFLEKFRYCIFDATKQESYKDLQDFIETRESELNIPDNRLFYLSVAPKLVDLITTNLHKNGISQTKGWKRLIIEKPFGSDLKSAQELNAKLKEVFDEDEIFRIDHYLGKPMVQNLESLIRPNPILKSLWDHHQIANVQITASETVGVGTRAGYYDQAGAIRDMVQNHLLQLVMMTALHHPKKLSPKEIEDNKREIMESLRPVAKDEMSQHIVRGQYEAGEVEGETVKAYREEDGIDPDSNNDTFFAARLYIDNEYWKGIPFYIRTGKRMKEKSTRIVIEFKNEADETENPEEIGLVSNLLEIEINPAESVSLRVNIKDQSNEQFEPAFITFSKNPSSQPEAYERLLNDAMQGNSTYFAHWNEVELSWKWIQPILEAFEEDGLPLNFYPAGSTGPEASHKLLETDGFNWW from the coding sequence ATGCAAGATATGTCCTTAGTGTTGTTCGGTGCATCCGGAGATCTCGCAAAACGAAAGCTTTATCCAGCTTTATATAACTTATTCCTTGAGGGTAAAATGCCCCCTTCCATCTCAGTAGTTGGACTGGGGAGAAAGCCTTTCTCCAACGAGGACTTTCATGCCCTTATAAAAGAAGCATTGGAATCATTTTCAAGAAGAGACATTGTGTCTTCCTCTTTAGACGAGTTTCTGGAGAAATTCCGTTACTGCATTTTTGATGCAACAAAACAAGAATCTTATAAGGACTTACAAGATTTTATAGAGACTCGGGAGAGCGAGCTTAACATCCCTGACAATCGCCTCTTTTACTTATCCGTTGCTCCAAAGCTTGTGGATCTGATTACGACGAACTTGCACAAGAATGGCATCAGCCAGACAAAAGGCTGGAAGCGTCTAATCATTGAAAAGCCGTTTGGCAGTGACTTGAAGTCTGCTCAAGAGTTGAATGCAAAGCTGAAAGAAGTGTTCGACGAGGATGAAATCTTCCGTATTGACCACTATCTTGGAAAACCGATGGTTCAAAATCTTGAGTCACTCATTCGTCCGAATCCAATATTGAAATCTTTATGGGATCATCATCAAATCGCAAACGTACAGATCACCGCAAGTGAGACCGTCGGAGTTGGGACAAGAGCCGGCTACTATGATCAAGCAGGTGCGATTCGCGACATGGTTCAAAACCACTTGCTTCAGTTAGTCATGATGACAGCTCTTCACCACCCGAAAAAGTTGTCGCCAAAAGAAATTGAAGATAATAAGAGAGAAATTATGGAGTCCCTTCGTCCTGTTGCGAAAGACGAAATGTCACAGCACATCGTTCGCGGTCAATACGAAGCAGGTGAAGTTGAAGGTGAAACGGTGAAAGCTTACCGCGAAGAAGACGGAATCGATCCGGATTCCAATAATGACACCTTCTTTGCTGCGCGCTTATACATCGATAATGAGTATTGGAAAGGCATTCCGTTTTACATTCGCACAGGAAAACGAATGAAGGAGAAATCCACTCGTATCGTTATCGAGTTTAAAAATGAAGCCGATGAAACAGAAAACCCTGAAGAAATCGGGTTAGTTTCCAATCTATTAGAGATTGAAATCAACCCTGCAGAAAGTGTCAGCTTGAGAGTTAATATTAAGGATCAATCCAACGAGCAGTTTGAACCGGCGTTTATTACGTTTTCTAAAAATCCATCCTCTCAGCCAGAGGCTTACGAGCGTCTGCTGAATGATGCGATGCAAGGAAACTCTACCTACTTCGCGCATTGGAATGAAGTAGAGCTGTCCTGGAAGTGGATTCAGCCGATCCTGGAAGCATTCGAGGAAGACGGACTTCCATTAAACTTCTACCCTGCTGGCTCCACTGGCCCAGAAGCCTCTCACAAGCTGTTAGAAACAGACGGATTTAACTGGTGGTAA
- a CDS encoding glycosyltransferase family 4 protein — translation MKKHTILHVGPLPPPIGGISVFISQLKKFTSTDYDLQFFNIFPKKNKPLNKLVYNLIVLFKFFFVIMGMKPALVHIHTAGFKAFTKSRFFLLIAKALNYPVILHVHSGKFFDFYANSPEKKKRMIEDTLARADKIVCLSQIWKDEFLKTFDVPEERYAIITNAIFTKEFESVQPSFPKDKKTVLFVGKLGANKGVRDIIEMAKKLKEHPTIDFKLMGDGPLRNELQEEIDANNLNITLLGTMSGQEKVEQFEKAQLFILPSYFEALGLSNLEGMAAGLVVLSTQVGAVPDIIHDDKEGYLFKPGDVDGFVEKIVSLQPETMKRMSAHNKQQAKAYDFSNLNNRLESLYQEMIG, via the coding sequence ATGAAAAAGCACACCATTCTTCATGTCGGCCCACTCCCTCCACCTATTGGAGGGATTTCCGTTTTTATAAGCCAATTGAAGAAATTCACGAGCACCGATTATGATCTACAATTTTTTAATATTTTCCCGAAGAAGAACAAGCCGCTGAACAAACTTGTTTACAACTTGATCGTCCTGTTCAAGTTTTTCTTCGTGATCATGGGAATGAAGCCGGCGTTGGTTCATATCCATACGGCAGGCTTCAAAGCATTCACAAAAAGCCGGTTCTTTCTATTAATAGCTAAAGCTTTGAATTATCCGGTCATCCTCCACGTCCATAGCGGAAAGTTCTTTGATTTTTATGCGAATAGCCCGGAGAAGAAAAAGCGAATGATTGAAGATACACTTGCTCGTGCAGATAAGATTGTATGCCTTTCACAGATTTGGAAGGATGAATTCCTAAAGACTTTCGATGTACCGGAAGAACGATATGCGATCATCACAAATGCTATTTTTACGAAAGAATTCGAAAGCGTTCAGCCAAGCTTCCCGAAAGATAAGAAAACCGTTTTGTTTGTTGGCAAGCTTGGAGCCAATAAAGGCGTTCGTGACATTATTGAAATGGCGAAAAAATTGAAAGAACATCCGACCATCGACTTTAAGCTGATGGGCGACGGCCCGCTAAGAAATGAACTTCAGGAAGAAATCGATGCTAACAACTTGAACATTACTTTGCTTGGAACGATGTCAGGCCAAGAAAAGGTCGAACAGTTCGAAAAAGCTCAACTCTTCATTCTTCCTTCCTATTTTGAAGCTCTGGGCCTATCTAATTTGGAGGGGATGGCTGCAGGGCTTGTGGTACTTTCTACTCAAGTTGGTGCGGTTCCGGATATCATCCATGACGATAAAGAAGGCTATCTTTTTAAACCAGGCGATGTCGATGGATTTGTAGAAAAGATCGTTTCCCTTCAACCAGAAACGATGAAGCGCATGTCTGCTCATAATAAACAGCAGGCAAAAGCGTATGACTTTTCTAACTTAAATAACAGGCTGGAGTCCCTCTATCAGGAGATGATCGGCTAA